DNA from Immundisolibacter sp.:
GGCCAGCGAGTTGGCCACCGCCAGGCCGAGGTCGTTATGGCAGTGGGCGGAGAACACCGCCTTGTCGGAGTTGGGGATGTTCTCGATCAGGAAGCGGAACTTCTCGCCAAACTGCTGCGGCAGGTTGTAGCCCACCGTGTCCGGTACGTTGATGGTGTTGGCACCGGCGTCAATCGCCGCCTCGAAGATGCGACACAGGAAGTCCATGTCCGAGCGCCCGGCATCCTCGGCCGAGAACTCGACATCGTCGGTGTAGTTTCGCGCCCGCTTGACTGCCCGCACCGCGGCCTCGACCACCTGGTCGGGTGACATGCGCAGCTTCTTTTCCATGTGCAGCGCCGAGGTGGCGATGAAGGTATGAATGCGCGGCGCCACCGCCGGCTTGAGCGCCTCACCGGCGCGATCGATGTCGGCGTCGCCGGTACGCGCCAGGGCGCATACACGCGAGTCCTTGATAAGTTCCGCCACCGCCTTGACGGCGGCAAAGTCGCCCGGGCTTGAAGCCGGGAAGCCGGCCTCGATCACGTCCACTTTCAGGCGCTCAAGCGCCCTTGCGATACGCAGCTTGTCGTCGCGGCTCATGGCGGCGCCGGGGCTTTGCTCGCCGTCGCGCATGGTGGTATCGAAAATGATGAGTTTGTCTTTGCTCACAGCCGGTCTCCGAAATACTCAGTCAGCCCACGCCGATGCCTTGGCGCCGGTGCTGGGGGGGATTCTGGTCAGGTCGCGTTGTGGGTGCCCTCGCCAGGGCGTGCTTACGTGTGCTGCCTTACGGCAGCAGTCGCAGCGGAAGCAGACAGGCGGCTAGCCACCCAGGACGGATGTTGGACGCGCACAGCCGCATGCCGCGCGGGGCGCGGGCTGAGCGGACACAAGCTGGCTGGCGGTGGAAAGACATGGCATTTGCATTTATGAGACTGGTCGGCACTATAGCATCGCCATTTTTGGCTGCAAACCCGCACCCATACAGCAGGATAATGCCGATGACCGACGGCGCAGATTTCGTGGTCCACGCTCGTTGGGTGATCCCGGTAGAGCCTGCATCGGTGGTGTGGCAGCACCACAGTGTGGCGGTCAGCGGTGGTCGTATCGCTGCCATCCTGCCGACCGAAGAGGCCCGCCAGCGGTATGCCGACTGGGTGCAGGTGGACCTGCCGCGGCATGCGCTGATACCCGGTCTGGTGAATGCACACACCCACGCTGCCATGACGCTGCTGCGGGGCCTGGCCGACGATCTACCGCTGATGCCCTGGTTGCAGCAGCACATTTGGCCGGCCGAGCAGCGCTTTGTCGGGCCGCAGTTCGTGCGCGATGGCAGCGCGCTGGCGGTGGCGGAGATGATCCAGGCCGGTGTGACGTGTTTTTCCGACATGTATTTCTTTGGCGAGGAAACCGCCCAGGTAGCGGCTGCCGCGGGCCTGCGTGCGGTGATTGGCCTGATCGTGTTCGACTTTGCCAGTGCTTACGGTACCGACGCCGACGACTACCTGCGCAAGGGGCTGGCCGTGCACGATGCCTGGCGCGAGCACCCACTGATCCGCACCGCCTTTGCGCCGCACGCGCCCTATACCGTGGGCGATGCCGCGCTGGCCAGGCTGGCGACGCTGGCCGAGGAACTTGACCTGCCGTTGCACATGCACCTGCATGAAACCGCGCACGAAGTCGCGGAAGGCGAAGCCCAGCACGGCATGCGTCCACTGGAGCGGGTGGCGCAACTGGGCCTGCTGTCGCCGCGCCTGATTGCCGTGCACGCGACCCAGCTGTTGCCGGGTGAGATTGAGGCCCTGGCCCGGCACGGTGCCAGCGTGGTGCACTGTGCCGAGTCCAACATGAAACTGGCGTCCGGTGTGTGCCCGGTGAGCGCTCTGCTGGCCGCCGGGGTCAACGTGGCCATCGGTACCGACGGCGCCGCCAGCAACAATGATCTGGACCTGCTGGGCGAGCTGAAGACCGCCGGCCTGCTGGCCAAGCTCACCAGCCAGGACGCCGCCGCCGTGCCGGCGGCAACGCTGTTGCACATGGGTACCCTGGG
Protein-coding regions in this window:
- a CDS encoding TRZ/ATZ family hydrolase; amino-acid sequence: MTDGADFVVHARWVIPVEPASVVWQHHSVAVSGGRIAAILPTEEARQRYADWVQVDLPRHALIPGLVNAHTHAAMTLLRGLADDLPLMPWLQQHIWPAEQRFVGPQFVRDGSALAVAEMIQAGVTCFSDMYFFGEETAQVAAAAGLRAVIGLIVFDFASAYGTDADDYLRKGLAVHDAWREHPLIRTAFAPHAPYTVGDAALARLATLAEELDLPLHMHLHETAHEVAEGEAQHGMRPLERVAQLGLLSPRLIAVHATQLLPGEIEALARHGASVVHCAESNMKLASGVCPVSALLAAGVNVAIGTDGAASNNDLDLLGELKTAGLLAKLTSQDAAAVPAATLLHMGTLGGARALGLDHEIGSLLAGKAADMVALDLSAAHCQPVHDPISQIIYAAGRDAVSDVWVAGRRLLHERRPITLDADAIVARAAEWGERIGVADRQNAG